A window of the Bufo gargarizans isolate SCDJY-AF-19 chromosome 1, ASM1485885v1, whole genome shotgun sequence genome harbors these coding sequences:
- the LYSMD3 gene encoding lysM and putative peptidoglycan-binding domain-containing protein 3 isoform X1 has protein sequence MVPPADELKMAGRHEARSYLKPASSTTSGHSYHFASMANSENDVSEEEAEEYELRPRGREKTRRSTSRERLDDIIVIIKDIVEGDTLNSISLQHCCTVADLKRANNLINEQDFYALRSIKIPVKRFSLLTETHFSPKGKMSRTVSTQPPLEAQELYPALEGLSKETVDSFLQEVDRDIEQIARVTDMKKESLHEVVSALSQELHFETEPKVARPKDPYHGADWGLGWWTAVVIMVIVGIITPVFYFLYYEVLNKEPPESNSSHIG, from the exons ATGGTCCctcctgcagatgagctgaagaTGGCCGGCAGACATGAGGCTCGGAGTTACCTGAAACCAGCATCGTCCACGACCTCGGGTCACAGCTATCACTTTGCCTCCATGGCTAACTCTGAGAATGACGTGTCAGAAGAAGAGGCCGAGGAATATGAACTGCGACCACGAGGGAGAGAGAAGACGAGGAGAAGCACGTCCAGAGAACGTCTTGATGACATTATAGTTATCATTAAGGACATTGTGGAAGGGGACACATTAAATTCAATATCTCTACAGCATTGTTGTACT GTCGCAGACCTCAAGAGAGCCAACAACCTCATTAATGAACAGGACTTTTACGCCTTGCGGTCAATAAAAATTCCAGTAAAGAGGTTTAGTTTACTGACCGAGACCCATTTTTCCCCAAAAGGAAAGATGTCAAGGACTGTGTCTACCCAGCCTCCTCTAGAAGCCCAGGAACTCTACCCAGCACTTGAAGGACTTTCTAAGGAGACTGTTGATTCTTTCTTACAGGAAGTAGACAGAGACATTGAACAGATTGCGAGGGTCACAGACATGAAGAAGGAAAGTCTGCACGAAGTGGTCTCCGCCCTAAGTCAAGAACTCCATTTTGAAACGGAGCCTAAAGTGGCCCGACCAAAAGATCCTTATCATGGAGCGGACTGGGGCTTGGGCTGGTGGACAGCAGTTGTCATTATGGTCATTGTGGGAATAATCACACCAGTATTTTATTTCCTTTATTATGAAGTTCTAAACAAGGAACCACCTGAATCTAACTCATCCCACATAGGCTGA
- the LYSMD3 gene encoding lysM and putative peptidoglycan-binding domain-containing protein 3 isoform X2: protein MAGRHEARSYLKPASSTTSGHSYHFASMANSENDVSEEEAEEYELRPRGREKTRRSTSRERLDDIIVIIKDIVEGDTLNSISLQHCCTVADLKRANNLINEQDFYALRSIKIPVKRFSLLTETHFSPKGKMSRTVSTQPPLEAQELYPALEGLSKETVDSFLQEVDRDIEQIARVTDMKKESLHEVVSALSQELHFETEPKVARPKDPYHGADWGLGWWTAVVIMVIVGIITPVFYFLYYEVLNKEPPESNSSHIG from the exons aTGGCCGGCAGACATGAGGCTCGGAGTTACCTGAAACCAGCATCGTCCACGACCTCGGGTCACAGCTATCACTTTGCCTCCATGGCTAACTCTGAGAATGACGTGTCAGAAGAAGAGGCCGAGGAATATGAACTGCGACCACGAGGGAGAGAGAAGACGAGGAGAAGCACGTCCAGAGAACGTCTTGATGACATTATAGTTATCATTAAGGACATTGTGGAAGGGGACACATTAAATTCAATATCTCTACAGCATTGTTGTACT GTCGCAGACCTCAAGAGAGCCAACAACCTCATTAATGAACAGGACTTTTACGCCTTGCGGTCAATAAAAATTCCAGTAAAGAGGTTTAGTTTACTGACCGAGACCCATTTTTCCCCAAAAGGAAAGATGTCAAGGACTGTGTCTACCCAGCCTCCTCTAGAAGCCCAGGAACTCTACCCAGCACTTGAAGGACTTTCTAAGGAGACTGTTGATTCTTTCTTACAGGAAGTAGACAGAGACATTGAACAGATTGCGAGGGTCACAGACATGAAGAAGGAAAGTCTGCACGAAGTGGTCTCCGCCCTAAGTCAAGAACTCCATTTTGAAACGGAGCCTAAAGTGGCCCGACCAAAAGATCCTTATCATGGAGCGGACTGGGGCTTGGGCTGGTGGACAGCAGTTGTCATTATGGTCATTGTGGGAATAATCACACCAGTATTTTATTTCCTTTATTATGAAGTTCTAAACAAGGAACCACCTGAATCTAACTCATCCCACATAGGCTGA